From the Coffea eugenioides isolate CCC68of chromosome 1, Ceug_1.0, whole genome shotgun sequence genome, the window ATACTATTTGGGACCCCTTGTCCAGTTACTCCTGATTCTGAATATGGCTTCAAGAGTGTATATGGCACCAGTCCAGCTCCAAATCTGTTCTTCAGTTTCTCATCAGCATTTCTTTCATCAATAATTCCTTCGAGCTGCTTTAGTCGCCCGGCAAATTCTTCATATTTACCTTTTATGATGGGATCCTCTGCCCAAAATGGCTCTATCTGTCCTCCTAGATACTCCTCATCAGGGGAATGATTAGACAAAACGTCGAGGATTGCCATAACAGTTGTTGCTTGAACCTGCGATGGGAAGCAAGCCATCAGCTCAACCTCAGGTCGCACTAAGAACCTTTCCCACCTTTCATCGCTTGGCTCTTCGCAAGGCATAGTGACTCTAGCAGTAGTTGGCCTATTTGGAAAATATCCAGCAAAATCATATTGGCCAAAGTTTACAGCAGCATGGTGTCCTGAGGTAACCCATATGATTGTAGTTATGATTCCAACTAGATCATCAGGGGTTTTCAGCACAGGCCACCAGGGCGCATCTTTCTTATCTCCATGACCTATTGTTCGGATTTCCGTCCACCATGCTTGCAACTCATCATCAGATTGTATAGCTTTGGCATCACGATAGTAGTGATTCACATAATCTACAACCCACTGTTTGAGGATATCCCAAAGGATCAATCCATCATTGGCAAAAGGATAATCTTCAATTGCTAGCTTCAAGCCATGTGGTGCACTTGGATCCTCCACAGCCATTCCTCTGTAGACACCAACCAAATTTGATCATTAACGATTGGAACGatggaaaatgaaattttttggtAAAGGACAAGAAAGGATATCATCAATGAGACATAAAATCTTAAAGTAACCAAAGCTtgtattatcaattttgtttcaaaagaCATACGAGCAGTGCAGTGTAAAGGGAGGACTATACCTAAATTAAAGCAGTTCTCGGCTGCATTTAATATGAGAATTCATATTGTGAGTCTAATCCTAAATCTTTTATCTTAATTTTTAAGTagacaatatatatatatatatatatatatatatatataagcattTTGAACTAAGAGACAATCAATTAGAGCATTAGAAAACTTATATATTCTTTATAGTCGAGATATAAATAATCCACTGGGAGAAATAAAAGTTGCAGAAAATCTGGACATGCTGATGATTAATATATACTAAATCAACATTAGTGAAAGTTTAAAGAGTTGTAAGATGATTTACCTGCTAATTAGGTCCCCTGGCAATGCTTGATGATCGAACCGCCATTCTTGGTTATAAACTACAGAACTTAGTTGAATGGAAATATTTCCAGGGGAGAATGAGTTCTCAATGATCCCATTTGCACTGATAAGGAATCCACGAGCCAAAGCATTGATCTCCATTGTGTATCGAAAATGAGGGTGTAACAGTCTGTAAATTGGATGCAGTCCGCTAAGTTGCCTATTGGTTGCAATTATGTAGGGCTCTGTGCAAGCATGAGTTCTTAGCCTGCAAATGTATAACATACAAAAAAACTGCCTGTATTAGCATATGTAAATAAGGAAGGGACATAAGATATATGTAATAATGGCAAAGTGTCAGAGTCTGAAGAAAGATCAATGCAATGAATTCCTCAAAATACAACTACCCGCTTAATTGCATACACTTCTTTGTCAAGCTACAAGCATTGAATTTGCATTTTCTATGTATTTTTAGAGtatttttagaaaaatcaaaTAGAATCTACGTGATATAAAAAAGATGATTGATGATCGTGATTAAAAGAATGACTAATTGGTGATTACCGTGGTCATGAACAAGGATGAAGCCGAGACTTACCAATGACTGACCAATTGGTGATAACCAGAGTCATGAGCAAGAACGTGAGCTTTAGCAAGCTTCCAAAGCCAGGCACCGGTGGAATTCCAAGAAGGCCGAAAAACTTCCCTCCATTGAGGCTTATCACCCATTTTTGGTCGGGTTAGCTCAATAGCCAGGGGCATCAACGTGCTATCAGGGGACAACAAAAACAACGTCCTTGACGCATAAAGGGTTGTCCCCTCTTGCTTTCTAACCGCCTCAACATATGGTAAGAAAAGGTCATGGTAGTCTACAATGAACAATTTCTTTTGCTCTATTGCCTACATCAATTCAACccaaaatttattcaaattaATTATAATCTATGATTGTTGATATAGGATACCGAATTAAATAATTTGTTGATAATATATGGCTAATGTCACCTCTTCGACTGTCATGAAACCtttgatttcttgctcaatgAGTTCTGTTGTTATAGCTGACTCTGCTGGTCCGTACACTTTAGGGTCTAGTTTACTCTTCAGTGGCCACTCCTGAGGCATTATGTGGCAATATTAAAATTGATCCTATGACCCTTGATACAaccaaaaaatggagaaaacaATGAAGCTATActcctttattttcttttttttttgttaagatTTTTGcaaagataaaaatgaatacTTTGTCTAACGAGTGTTGTTAATACACCCCTTAAGTGCAATTTCTATGAAAACTCAAGTTAATTGAAAAGATAAATAGATTTAAGGGGGATTATCATAGTGTACAAAAAGGCAAGGTGAAAACAAGAATTGGTGCAAACATGAGGATCAAAATTATAAATAGTACTTGTAGGATAGTTccataaaaataataaagaactAAATAATTAACACTAACCATGGGAATGCAAATGTGTTATCTAACAAATTCCTATGACTCAAAGACAAAaggtaaaaattaaaaaaaaaactgtttacATACCGTAACCAGCTTGATACTGCATGGATTTAGACCAGCTAAGGTTTGGCGACCAAATTCCACATCCCTCATCCAACCAAATTTATCCCCTGAGAAACGAAAATGTAAATTTATGCctcttatttaaaaaaattgaaatcatTTGTTACTGCTATAAAAGTATCGAATTTTCTTCCCTCCTTGATTTGATCCCATAATTTCCCACCTTTTTCCCTAGTAACATGATAGTAATACTAATCATAATAATACTATTGATAATTCTGctaataataattataacaaCTAGTAATCAAATGCACACTCAGTGTGCAACGAATTACCTAATGAATCTAGAGTCTTAAGATGAAAAAACTTAGCAAATCAACCACTCAAATTAATGTAATatctaaagaagaaaaatgaaaaaatgaaaaaaaaaagagagaagaaaggcATACCTTATCGTTGGCAATGGAAATCTACAATCAACCATAGGATTATTGTGTTCAACAATAAAAGTATGAAAATCTTATAGCAAGAGAAGTTTTTATTGAAATGAAGGAGATGGAGGAGAAAGAATTTTAAAGGATTAGTAATTTGTAAGTCAATGAAATAAACGTGATGTATATGTGATATTAGGAGTGGAGTTTTTATGTTGGACGTGATTGCCTGACATTAGTAGTGGAGTTTACATGACATTAAATAGTTAATCAGAAGGGTAAACATGAAATAATAAAGTGACACTAGATGGTTTATCCCAACTACCCCTTGGCATTATATATTGTATAGATAACAACAATAagaataataattataaaagaTGAAAGGATAAAGAGATTACTGTCCACAAATGTTGGAGTTTCAAATTGCAAGAGCTGATTTCCTGTATCAGTGACAGCTTTAATAAGCCTTGGCAAAACTGCTCCAAGACTAAATCCCTCCTTATGAGTTGGTATATTAATCCCTTCATTGAATAGTGAATCTATGGCTGTGAAGTATGGAAATGCCTTGTCTCTGTCTTGAACAGCACCCTGTAAAGCTGGTACTAAAGCATGCACAACTGAATAGACTGTTTTTGCTGAGAATGACAAATTCTTTACTTCGGAGAAAGCTTCATCTCTTGGCACATACACATCGCCACTCCTTGACTCTGACAATGGATCTGCATTTGTAAACATGTATCAATTTTCATGTAACAGCACTTTCGAAGAATAGAAAAAAATCATTGATAAGAGAGTTAAATAGacaaattcaagaaattaatTTTGCCTTGATGACAATAACGTTTGAAGCATTActagaagattttttttttctgatcaCAATATAGTCATAAAGGGGGTAATTAGTAGGGTTTTTGAATCACAAGAGGATAGTTTGACTATTTTACTTTTCTTGGGCTAATAAGGATAGCATTTGGTTTATTGaatatattttttgtgaaattaGTGGGAAACAAAATATTCTCAAATGTTGAACGAAACTTATGTGCCACATTTTTTATTTGTCCTCAGTCGATATCTATGAAAATAgccttccctctttttttttaaatctacaTAAAAGCAATctgtatttctttctttctttctttttggcttTGAGCACCCAATATCCCCATTTTCAGTGAGACTAACCCGGATTTGGCTGGGGGAGTGCTAACAGAATCCGAGTCATcttagtcaggggtatttttctCTCTATCTATTTGCAAAATGTTCTTACTAAATATGTGACATATTATGTGCAAATCTGGATTTCAACCACATCCTTAATATTTGACTTCTTAGAATtttttaaacaacaaaatttgttcatgattttggatttttttttttttttgttgagaagCTTGATTATGGTTAAACATCAAAACACCTAAAGTTGTTATTTTACATATTTATCTTTTGTTCTTTCATGATTCATCTGAAGATCAAAACCCAAAAAGACAATATTTATTAATTGTTGACAACTATTTCAAGGTATCTCCATCTTAAGTCCTTTATTTTCATTCTTCTTCACTTAGGTCATAATTAATCACCACCTTAAAATTCAGACACTTTAAatattgggataatttcaaaaacctcagCGAGATTTCTGACTATTTCATTGGTCTCCCtttaagtttcaaaaattatactaACCTCTCTTGAGATTTATTATCTTATAACAACTAGGTCCAAGAAGcaattaaaaagtgatattgTGAGAGAGAAAATAACATGATTTCATTCTTGCCCCTCATctattatattatttaattaatctaataCCAGCCTACATATTAAAGAAAAACACTAGAATTTACTATTTATTATAATAGATCAAATCACATATAGTATCaaaaaatagtatatcattCTATATTTTTCACTTAGTGTAAGATCTAAATTATTCCTTTCAGTTTAAAACTTATTGTCAAACATGATcaacaataaataatcaaaaaatttgcTATCAAATATTACAAAGAGCGAATTTTAATACCATAAAAACTTCAACAGCTAATCTTAATATATTGACAAGGATATTTACGTGttaaagttcactttctgtaatGTTTCGATTGCaaaattttttgactatttGTTGTTGGTCATGTCTAACAGTAGGTATATAACTGAAAAGAATAATTTGAATTTTGCATTAAGTGCAAATATAGAatgatatattatttttttgatgCTATACGTGGTTTTATCCTTAATgataaatagaaaattttggtttttttttattaatgagTGCATTAGTATTAAATTAACTAAATAATGTAGTAGATGAGGGGCAACAGTGGTATCATGTTATCTTCTCTCTtctaatatcactttttaattattgGTTAGATCTCAATGGTACAAGATAATTaaccttttttttaataacaatAGTTTGCAAGATAATTAACCTTAAGGGAGGCTAGTGTAATTCTTTAAACCTGGAGAGAGGCAAGTGAAAtagttagaaacctcaaggaaggtttctgaaattatcccttaaatatttcatttaatcaGTGTTTGATTCTTGCTATATTGTCTTGGTCATAATCAATCACCATCTATTACCCAGatactttttcttttaatagaCGATTGCTTTACTATTGCTGTGATAGACTGCGCAATCTCAAAGTAATCAACTACCAAAAAGGCTCCCGGCATTGAATGCTCCTCAGACTTTTTTCTCACAACCTTCAAAAAGTCCATATTATAGGGATATCACAGTGTACTAATAGTCCAATACCTTATCTTGTTGCATTGGCATCGTATGGCCCCGTTTGAAACTCGGAATGGGACCATGAAAAGACCTATTTGTACTGGCAATTGTCGAATGTGTATAAgaatgaaatgttttgattctgagagtgtgtgtgtgtgtgtgtttttctGTCTAAAAATCCAAGAAGGCATACAAGAACATATTATTGTTCATGCCATTGCTACAATAAAATACTACGAAAAATTCGTTGTTGTTCAATAGGAAAATTCTGTAGTGTAGTTGAAAATGAAATTAGGAAAATACTTCACAAATAacattaataataataataacaaggAACAAAAATGAAATCCTTAAAATACGAAAGCCCTTATTATCATGTTGTGGTCCA encodes:
- the LOC113759572 gene encoding linoleate 13S-lipoxygenase 2-1, chloroplastic, yielding MLKPHVLHSSQTTRTLLPWKKPFVSGDGNVSFPNFHKPPVLGKAKKNVPVRHAASSIKAIVTDTDKITRVKAVVTVQPTVGGILTHLGLSRGLDDITDVFGKTLLLEFVPAELDPKTGLEKPTVKAYAHKTNLLGETTEYECDFELYHGFGTIGAILVENEHHKEMFLNKIVIDGFDDGPVNFTCNSWVPAKNDTDEKRIFFTSKSYLPSDTPSGLKKYRENELVVVRGDGTGELKKYDRIYDYDVYNDLGDPDSSEDLARPVIGGKENPYPRRCRTGRPRTEKDPLSESRSGDVYVPRDEAFSEVKNLSFSAKTVYSVVHALVPALQGAVQDRDKAFPYFTAIDSLFNEGINIPTHKEGFSLGAVLPRLIKAVTDTGNQLLQFETPTFVDRDKFGWMRDVEFGRQTLAGLNPCSIKLVTEWPLKSKLDPKVYGPAESAITTELIEQEIKGFMTVEEAIEQKKLFIVDYHDLFLPYVEAVRKQEGTTLYASRTLFLLSPDSTLMPLAIELTRPKMGDKPQWREVFRPSWNSTGAWLWKLAKAHVLAHDSGYHQLVSHWLRTHACTEPYIIATNRQLSGLHPIYRLLHPHFRYTMEINALARGFLISANGIIENSFSPGNISIQLSSVVYNQEWRFDHQALPGDLISRGMAVEDPSAPHGLKLAIEDYPFANDGLILWDILKQWVVDYVNHYYRDAKAIQSDDELQAWWTEIRTIGHGDKKDAPWWPVLKTPDDLVGIITTIIWVTSGHHAAVNFGQYDFAGYFPNRPTTARVTMPCEEPSDERWERFLVRPEVELMACFPSQVQATTVMAILDVLSNHSPDEEYLGGQIEPFWAEDPIIKGKYEEFAGRLKQLEGIIDERNADEKLKNRFGAGLVPYTLLKPYSESGVTGQGVPNSISI